The following nucleotide sequence is from Salvia miltiorrhiza cultivar Shanhuang (shh) chromosome 7, IMPLAD_Smil_shh, whole genome shotgun sequence.
CTAGGATCAGTCATTTTATTTAtctgttttatttatatgattttatttgtttgccttgagtttagtttttattctcctttatatttttttggttGCCTGAATATTGCTATAAGAATTATTatgatacgatactcggttactgattatttgctacaattgcaccgtgttagttgcggtatttgtttctaagaaattagtgatcaacgttttggcgccgttgtcggggactgtgtagaatttactttaatatttttgataGGACTTAGGCATTATTTcaggtttttattattattttttatttcatggcTCCTGATCTTTGACTGATGTGTCCCTCAGAGTGCGTATAGTGGAAGAGCTGGAAAGATTGCTCGAAGAATCGGACAGGCGTGCACAACATCAGTCATATTCAAAGCTGCAGGATGCCGAGGAGAAAGATGAGGAGATTGAGAAAATAGCAGTTGATGAGCCCTCTACTCCAAAGGAGGATTTTAGCATCCCTCATATTTCTGCTGCTATAGAGCATGTTTCTATTCCTGCTCCTCCCAGGTCCAACTACAAGCTTGCTGCTCCATTCCCCTGCTGCTTGGCCAAGCCACGTAATGATGAAAAAAtggccaagttcatggagatatCTTTGAAGTAGAATGATCCTGATAGCTTTATCGTTGCTTGTGTGATTGGTTGGCATACCTTTTTAGAGGTGTTATGGGATTTAGAGGTTTATCTTCTTTTGATGCCTCTCTTTGTTTTCCACTGTGTGGGGATAGGATGAGcaatgaggtatcgtcgagctctagacgttaaattaagcacttgttgggaggtaccccaattgtttttctttgttatgtttttctttctttttgtttctttttgtttctttgttttgtttgggagtttagtgcagttgagcttggaagatgcgggaactcgcgccttgtccaTACTATCACCttggagcatgtgtttctgtgagtagtgacacacatatcatcatccctccaaacttattttcgaacttatgttatgtaataagtttgggggaggggggtgagagtagatatgtggatacgatactcgattactgattatttgctataATTGCactgtgttagttgcggtatttgttgctaagaaattagtgaccACAAGGAATGCGCCAAGCTATGCAATTCAAAATGTTGTTCCTACAATTGTGTCAACAATCTTTGCTTATATACTGATTGTCAATAAATCTTGTCCAAGTCTAAAACTCGTGCAAGCCTTTATCTATCAATAAATCATTAATAATTATgtactcttcttcttcttcttcttcttcttcttcttcttcttctctctctctctctcttaaataAAAACTCTCTATTTCTCTCCTTTATTTAGGTAGCGTAGAAATGTAAGTTGTACGAGCGAGTCGTAAaagtttgtttattttttatttttctataaatCACATTTTGACGGATCATGTTTGGCAAGATTATTTGATACGACACACTATCCCAGacataaagaaagaaaaaaaattcaaagagCACTTTATCTAAAACTAAACGACGAAGCACAAACTTACCATGGTAAGAATTATATGATACTTACATGAGAATATCTATTTATATTCCATTTAggattataataaataaaagaaagggtATAGACCAAcaaagaaatttataaaactaaataataaaaaaaacccAAAATTTTCTAACCATTTATAGTAAAAAAAgttattacttttatacttCAAAACAATCATAacattgttggatttgtatactaatagcaagaacttttatgcttgtatacaacgATTCCTATGTTCACTATCTTATCTCCGATGTGAATTGTCtataattgcatatgtatgtccaattatctatatataagtagattatatgatgtgttgtagatcacagaagaccatataattggaataaccttatcAGATATAAAATTAATCACAGCTGAgacgactctaggacgagttgttGTTTTAggttgcagtatagatggaagtagtttgtcttggctacttatctatactggtacgtgtaaacgtattgataggatcacaatgAGATTTATTCTTCTGTCCGATCTatgtgaagaatcaagatctcaagGACTTAACGGAACTTGaatcctaataagatttcacgtgtatatataaatttgtgtatcACTTTAATTTATTACGGTGATGATCgaatgtcacaccccaattcttaaAGGAATAAATACAATTGAGGTGCAaccattttataaaaataacataaggAAAAATCCTTATggaacccgaataataagataacaagtcgggctagtcccctttAGATtgcaagttttgtttcatgtttctgacaaccgacattcattagcataaatttaggAGTTAAGAGTCTAAACTCGACCAGtgatatcatttgaaatttaatatgaaagtcttaagttgagaaaataAAAGACAATTAAAAGATagtgctacagcggaagtcttaaTAGAAtattgaaccctagcctcagccgagtcccgtcagcaccggccagcgaacctgaaaacatttgaaagtatttttgggctaagtactaatgtactcagtgggtaagcattttcataaacatttcatattttcgtaaatatagtttatccaatcatacttaggggtgtaaacaaaccaagccgctcgcgaactattcggagctcgactcgaaaaaagctcgttcaagttcgtttagagaagctcgataaataaataaaccaaacttgagcttagtagtattcggctcgttagctcgtgaacatgttcgttaagtgattcagcttgaaaaatataaattattagtatatactccctccgtcccaaacgaaatgtcctgttttcctttttgggctgttgatcactattttattagcaacaaaataccgcaactaacacggtgcaattgtaacACAAAcgtagcaatcgagtatcgtatccacagagactataaaacgaaattactctatctatttcctaaacagacactaacagtaaacaggcaaaacaaaatgaaggtgaattacgaactaaatttaaccaaataaaaatTCAAGAACATATAAATACCGATaactaactcaaatataaggaaaactctgaccctagggatgtactttcactaatcaactacatgcattcaacctattgattcaattaccaattttaatccaaccctgatgaaagatcactatattattcacaagcttctctaacgaatacctatgaacgtagattaattaaccccttttcgcattcaagactccaaggaataaattaactccaaatagcacataaagaatagcttcctatagcttcacctatcgcattcaagactcaaggctaacactatatcacgCATTCCTGAAttggctgaacaattatcgcattcaagactcaaactgaacagctagacatgtaaatcattgatcagataattcacaagaaaataagcaccaggaatcatgaatcataagttggaaggcaaattgatatcaataaatcaaaaagacataatcaatcagctatatacaaaccctaggttcagaataaaagaactagccagacataataaaatcaaacataaacataattaaattgaacgcaattgtaaaaacaaattgtataaaaaccgaatgaaaacgattgtagcggcttgaatcttcaatcttgatccaagccttgaaaattggaaagctaaaatattctaaagctataaaactgaaatatgaatgttagGGTTTTCGGGGGtatctagataggtcaaaagaggacctatttatagttttcagatttccttcgatcaCCATGGTATATGagagttgccatgcaaagtagaattctaaaggtaatagaatcatgtaaaataaggcaactctccagctggatgcgcgctctggaaaacactcctactcttgccgaattcgccgctctcgccagaggaatgactgtcgtcagagaaacggaCCTCGACAGGAGAACGgatcgcgccagagaaatggctatcgccagaggaatgggtcgcGCCAGTGAAATgtatgatttctctgctctggcttcttgatttctctgctctggcttcttaATTTCTCTCGCGATTCACTTCTCTGACTTTTGAGCACTGGGCTTCACTTCTCTGATGTTGGCGcttctctgcagaggaatgggtgaatcctctgctctggtgagttgacttcgctgctctggtctttgatttctctggcgattggtttctctgctctggagatgtcggttcctctgctctggagaccagaacacctagaaaacgccaaattcatccaaaattctccaaaattgcattcttccatctcgaaagcctaaatctcctgcaaagcataaaatacaccataaaatgcaccaatttccagaagattatcttaaaatacgcacatacaaacccttaaaaatagagcaatttaagcataaatcaactcccccacacttagccttttgcttgtcctcaagcaaaatctatatgaatcctaggaagagattgatttcaacaatgttaatttccatccaaacattcacaaagtcaaatcaaaactttacaatcaacacacatctctcggtcatgcaagtaactcaaagtttaagaagcaacaaaagagtaatgcaagtaattcgatcagacccaattctccgctagaagtgaattccctaatgtgatcgcctttataatcaatatcaccatttttcacactttgtgtgcttagaaTTTTCGAcatttgagccataattcatgaaataaaaccttttggatgtaatccaaagtcttttcacgtggtttcccatgctcatagttaaactagaggagcagagactcagagctgccactttttcagaacaggccagatgtttcagagctggcattttcagagttggcaattcgtccaactttttcatttttcacagataagatatgatcgtaggcaattacaatgacaacactccttctagcatctaccggacaaatcacgttttgctaacttacaaaagtgttgcaacaaaactcataattctttgcacaatcaagaaacatatattaaaagtaaaataagaataaccaccaaacaaacacaaacccgaaatgcacatcgaaaaccatcttctcttccacaaattcataaaaattagtaagattcgagaccaaaaactaagcgtagaaagattgatctcacccaaatttttgaaaatatttgaaaatataagcaacaaaacacccccTCCCACACTTAAAAcgtgccatgtcctcagggcataaaagaaataagaagagtgtagaaaacgtccctgattatcggcattgaaaaactgaaccatcgtgagaggcggcgaaATGAGGTTTGTGACCTTGGGCAAAGTGGAGAGTGGCGGCGCTGGGTAGGGCAGCGAAGAGTAGAAAAGGCTGCGCTGGAAACATGAAGACCtccagaaatctggcagagaaacaccTGTTCCTCTGGCGGTGGCATGAACAAAGCGCGAGATCTCgcaacttccaagctcaacaccgcactaaaaaccccaaacaaaacaaagaaacaaaaagaaacaaaaagaaacaaaacgacactaaaagaaagaaaaataaaacaaagaaaaatagttgggttacctcccaacaagtgctaaaattaacgtctatagcttgacgaTACCTTCAATCACGGATCAACGAAGTTGACCACTTCCATGTCCCGGTCCAACTCTGCTTTGAAGTATGTTTTAAGGCGATGGCCATTAACAGTGAACGTGGACCCATTGGACGCAAGCAACTCATaggtcccattccaattgctcttgtgAACCACGTAAGGACCTCTCCATTTAGACTGCAGCTTGCCAGGGAATAGTCGAAGCTCAGAATCATACAAGAGTACCTCGTGTCCCGGCTTGAATTCCTTTGTGCGgatgctcaaatcatggaactTCTTCGCCCTTTCCTTGTAGATACGAGAACTCTCGTAAGCttcattcctccactcatccaacTCCGTCAACATATCTCGCCTTGTATGAtcggcctccttgaactccaaattgattctcctcgtcgcccaatatgccttgtgctcaatctcaacaggtaaatgacaggatttgccaaaaacaagttgatagggagacataccaatcggagttttgtaggcagtgcgatacgcccaaagagcatcatccaagTGCTTTGCCCAATCTTTCTTATTGGCGAcgctcttctccaaaatctgcttgaTCTCTCGATTCGCCAACTTTGCTtgtccattagcttgaggatgatatggagtcgtcaccttgtgctttactccatacttcgcCAACACGCTTGCTAGtaacttgttgttgaagtgcgaccccccatcactaagcaacgctctcg
It contains:
- the LOC130994084 gene encoding uncharacterized protein LOC130994084, whose amino-acid sequence is MLTELDEWRNEAYESSRIYKERAKKFHDLSIRTKEFKPGHEVLLYDSELRLFPGKLQSKWRGPYVVHKSNWNGTYELLASNGSTFTVNGHRLKTYFKAELDRDMEVVNFVDP